GACTACAATTTTCCCCTAAAAATCGAACTTTCCCAAATGAATCCACAACTGCCTTTTCTGTACCACAGCAGATAACCACGGTAATAGCTATAGCTAATATGCATAGGCCATAGGATATTGCTAAAGCTAACACACAGGTTGCCAGCTATGACTAAAGCTATTACACAGACTGCTGTTTATGGTTAAAGCTAACACACAGGCTGTTCCCATGTCTTTACCCAAGAAGTCTCGTTgcgacatttttttgttgttgttattagttTGGAGAAAATAAAGCATTCCTCCTttcctaaaaaagaaaaataaaactgattccTATACACgaagaaccaaaaaaaacaaaaatcaggtAATATTAAACCTACTTTTAAAGTAAGCtttttagtttttgcttttgttggttttttttttttttgaaatcctGAAAACAAGTTATTCTACTGCACGCAAAAGGAGGATCTGGGAGAATATATTAATGGCATAATTAACACGGTACTTACatttaaaccaatcagtgaTGGAACTGTTTAGTGGGTTGCCAATTGGTAGCTTCAAGAATGCCCAAGATGATCATTTATGGAATTTACAAGATCTGTGGAGACCCTAAAATAGTGTGCTACACACTTGAATCAATTGCTGTCAAAATAGGCAAACAATTATCTTAAACAGTACTTTTTCCTCATTTTGTATACACTAGGTTGAGTGTATGGCagtcaaataatttattataatagcctattaaattaaattttaatattgtcAAAAGgatttttataattcaaaaacaGCATCACGTTCGATACCTCTAAAACATGTCTGACTGACAGCCTTACCTTCCAGTTTTTCTGCAACCTCCATGTATGACTGCATGAAAGCCATGGACACAGCGTCCCCTTGAGGCCAAACACAAAATTCTGATCAATTTACAAATCCTTCCACAGTATTTTGTCTAGGGCAAATAAGTGTACATggaatctattattattataatttgaaAAATCTGCTTGGTTTTAGGTTTAGCCTtctaacaaaacaacaacaaacaaaaaaaaactaaaatatgcgGAACGGTAATAAGAGTTTCAACTtcaataatattatattacgGGACAGAAATTTCAAAGGGTTAAGCGAGCCGTCGGCAAACTCACATCTGACAAAGAACAGCACCACCGTGTGGCCAGATCCTGTCACTGCACCACTGAACGTGTCGGCGGTCAGCTCTGTGATCAGGTCGGGATCTGGTTCCCAATGCCTCTCACGAAACACAGACTCTGCCACCTCGTCATCCAGAACATCTGAGAACACGGGGAATCAATTCATATTTATGATTCTTTAAAGAATGTGCTAAACCTCAGTTCAATGTCATATGCAGCTAGTTCATTACAGGATGAATGATTTGATAAGGGAACACACAACAGCTGTATCTGAGGACCAAGGGGCAGGTGACCAGCTCTTAAAATGGACCTGGACACAGTAGGCCTTATTTAGAGGTGTTCGTTTTTGCTACCCTGACATCGAAGAGTGCACATTctcaaaaactggaaaaatgattCCTCAGCTATTggtcattattcatttttaccgAGGACTGTCcaatcctcttcctcctcttcctcatcttcctcttcatcttGAACAGATTGTTCTCGGAAAAGGTTGACCACTTCCTCAGTGTTTTTCAAGGTGACGTATTTGACTGGAGAGTCCTTGTTAAAATCGACAAAGAGATGAATGTTCATGTCCCAGTTCAAAATGAAAGTTTGGTTATGTTTTGAGAAAGCAATTTGTGTAATCACATCACCCACCTCTCCAGGTAATCTGTAAGCTGCGTTGTATTCTTTTGAAGTTTTTACATCTGGGCTGTCCCTGCCCCAAAGAATAATAAGGAACAATAAATCACAACTTCAATTACAATGTTTCCTTTGTTCTAATGTGAAGGCACatttaataaagtaaaataaaataagacatcTGCAAATAACTTTGTTTTGCAAGCCATTGTGTGGTAAGGAACACTGCAAGGTTGACATGACCTAGTAGGGCAGGTATTAAATGACAGGCGAAACTGTCCTTTATATGGTTAAAAAGTGATAAGGGATAGGAGACTTGACATATTACAGTACGGGGGAAAGGGACTGCAATGGATGTTCATTTGCAACTTCTAGGAAATTCTCAGTATATGAAAAATGTGAGGTTCTCTGCAAGAAGGGAGTTCAACTTTACTTGCGGCTCAAACCGCATCATGTACACACCATGATTATGTGCCACATGGACCCATTTCCACACCATGACCTTAATCGTGACTGATGTTAACATGTGGTAGTCAGCATACATATGGTAGTcatacatataaaacaaaacaaaaaatccagCACAAGATTGACTAGAGTTAAGGATTACCTACGGCTAgtataacagcagcagcagcagcatctgcAGCACAGCCATGCTCACAACACCACAGCGACCCCTGGTGGTACTGACCTGTGGATGAGAACCAGGCCGGCCTCGCCGCGAAGCCTCCAGGCTAGGGCCTCCGCGGCACTGCGATCCACGGCCAGGGTGTCGGCCTGGGTGAAGAGGAACAGCAGGGGTGTGCGGAGATGGCGGTGGACAGTCTCCACCCCAGAGGGGTCTGTCCGTGCCTCTGTCTGTCAGGGGGGGAATAACACCGGTTCATGCAGGGTTAAGATAAGGGGAAGAACCATGCGATTCCTCTACACCAGGAGAGTACggtaaatgttttgtttcatcCTACGGTTTTTGGTCTGGCAGTACCCATACTATGCTTCATTGCTAAAGCCTTGACTATGCCTTCTGTGATTAATTGCCTGCTAATTTCAGTAACTTGCCCTTTCATTTAGCTTTTAGTACAAgtggcttgacaaagaggctatcaCAGCCTCTAGCTTGTAGAGGACGAAAGTATCATGTGAAAAAACAAGGGGACACAAACAGGTGGCCTAGTTATTAGCCACCAAATTGCTATAGGCTCACTAAAACGTTTTTTATACTATGAACCTTTTGCCATGCtccttacaaaataaaaactggaagcTTGAGTATTGAGTGAGTATTGTATCACCCCAGCCCAGTGCAAGCAGTGCCTAATCACGTGTTGGTTATAGTGCCTGACTGCATAGATACATAGGGCACCTCACCACTAATGCAGCCTCCATCAGCTGTAGGAAGGTGTAGATGTTGAGGGTGGTGAGGGGCCTCTTCAGCGCAGTGTGGTGACAGGGGTCTGAACGCTCCACCCCTTTGCAGTGCAGAAACCACAGGCCAgactggagggaggaggggtcaTCCACACTGCattgggagggggcggggttcacaaaaacacactcacagcaccCTATAATCACATACAATACCAGTGCATCAACACCAGTGCTACCCAACCCTGGATATCAttgagatctactgtcctgtaggttatgatttcaaccccaatttggcacacccgattcAACCAATAAGCAGCTCAAGgatatctctagctgttgaatgaggcgtggTTTATTAGGGgtgcagtgaaaacctacaggaaggtaaatttccaggaacagggctggggcAACCCTGATTTACAGGAAAAGGGGATCGAGGGGTTTCCAAGAAACATGCTCAGTTACTTCCGCTCACGGCCTTAGTTTCCAGCAAGGCAGCCGTATCAGAGCAAAAAGAGAAGCGACTCACCCCATGTGCTTCAGTACAGACCCTCCCGTCGTCAGCACAAACTGATACTTGGCGCCGTACACGAACGTGGCCTCCATCACCGCCCTGTGCTCTGGGAGGACACAGAACAGCCGAGGATTCACGTCAACAGCAGCGAGACTACGAGACCACGCTCACTGCATGCTCGCGACGTTAAGGTGGAGGTTGTCATCCGTGATTCTAGCAGTGGAGGCGCATGCCTGCGTGTAGACCCGTTTAACAGAGCCCGGAGTAAGATGGGGAAGGAAAACATGATATCAGTACCAATATGCAAGAAAGCAAATCGGCAATCATAATAATGACgatgaagaaaaatatacaaTGAATGTCAATGCTGAGGAAGCTACAAGACCATGCTGAGAAAGACGGGACATGCTGAAGCTCCTCCGATGAAGTCTTGGGTGAGGAAAACACACCTGGCAACCCGAGAATCTGAACATAAGCCAGCACCACATCTGCCAGGCCCTTTGCTATCCTCTCGATGTTCAGCAGCTCCGCTGGCGTCTGCACATACTTCACCTCATTGAAAAGCACTGCGCTGTGGTGGGAGAGAGCCATGTTCAGACTACAGCCCGACAGACCGACACAGCCCAACACCAATAGACTGACACAGCCCAACAGGCCGACAaactgacagactgacacagcCCGACGGACCGACACAGCCCAACAGGCCGACAaactgacagactgacacagcCTGACACAGCCAGACGGACCGACACAGCCCAACAGCCCGACAGACTGAAAGACTTAACACAGCCCAACAGACCATCACAGCCCAAGACCGATAGATCGACACAGCCCGAGTGATTGACAGACCGACACAGCCTGATTACAATAATACAGAGAAAACTCATAGCAGATACAAATAACTTGTGTAGTGTGTTGATGCCCTAAATTCagctcatgtttttttgtgatagAACTAGGTAGGCATGATTCTGGAGGACGATacagctttttatttaattcaccCAAGCCTTAAATCCTGGACCTTTTCTGCAGCAATCATAATATTCAGTCCAGGACACAGTAGGCGGATGCAATCCAAACTCATATGcttctgaattttttatttatttatttttaaaccttatCATATACTGTAATTGCAATCCACAAACTAAACAGGAAACAGCACAATGCCCCAGATTCAAATCTCAGAGGAGCATAGCTGTTGTATATTATGAGCAAGATGCTTAACATAACTGTTCTGTAGTGccccccttttttaacacaagcccaAAAATGAcacacccaaaataaaatagttacTACTCCAGAACcattttgactacaggcataatcctagtcttttctgaaaggtaaccctagGAAGTTTCAGGAGTCAAAActactctaaatattactgaaacaaagtaacgATCTCAAACAGTGGTAATGTTTTTCCTCAGCTAAAAGTTTGGATACAGACAggagtggatacagatgcttgtggctgtgcCTGGTGGGTTTAGCAACACAATGGAGCCACAGCAACAACGCTGCACAAACCCTGCTTCAAATTTGATaacaataccaccaaaaatgagtGTTCTGCATTGGTTGGCTGTGCACTGGGAAGAATTTATGCAGTTCCATGTCGAGTCGTTGCTTGTGCACAGCAGGTCCCATTGGCTATACCGAGGGACTGCTTGGTCAGTACTGGTCAGAGAACCTTGTAGGAGGGCTCATCTTCTTCAAGAGAGTATATACAAACCAGAGACAGTAACATTTCATATATACACAGTACTGTCAGCAGGTATGCAACGGTAAATTGGACAAAGGTAATTCCTCCAGAGAATTGCCAAGTAAGTTCTATCGATATTACTCTGAGTTAGCACATTTTTGGGATTGAAACTACAAAGGTTTTTGTTTGCTGGACCCTTGTCATAAGGATAAGACAAGGGTCCAGTGACTTGGGTCATCTGTGGATTTCTAAAACGCTTAGAAGGTAATTTAATACATCAAATTAAAAGTAAGCTGATTTTAAGTTATTGAACAGTACATGATATGACACAGGCAACAGGACTGTGCTTCTTCGGGGCTATTCGGGTATACAAATGATAACAAGGacaaaaaacaagaaggaaAGAAGGTTTACACTGGTTACTCACAACAGAACATGAGCCACAATGGCATCAACATCAAACACAGTGTCCATGTCAAAGTCCTTCAGAACACTGGGCCCTCTGggaagaaaagcaaaaaggtACCATCAACTCTGAAACTGTACAGGAGAATTAAATACCAATGCATTTCAGCTACGTCTTCTCaagaatggaaaatgaaattaacatgttttgacataaaaatgtaaatgaacctattttcatttataataaGAGGAAAACTCATGAAGGAAagtagcacaaaaaaaaaaaataataaaaaaacaaatcaagttTAACATGAACTAAGAACGTTGGCATACATACCGGAATAAATACACTTTTTTGATCACCTTTTCACCAGTGCAATACTTTGGTACTCTTTCTTCGCTGCAGTTCAcctgcaaaacattttagccacgagaactgaaaatatattgcttGCAAGCACTATTTCCATCTCATGCCATTCCAGGTTATCTATTCTACACAATCACTAAGTACAAAAGCATTTACACAATTCAGATGTAAAaccaaaactatttttgttaCCTTAGCTACTAAAATACCATAATCTTCCAGTGCATCCGCAGACTTCTTCAGATGCTCAAGAAAGAGTCCAATTGTGGgagtaactgaaaaaaatggaagtCAATCATGCTTCTtatgagtttttattttctactaTAATAACAGAAATTAATAACAAAAGGAATGTGTGATCTGTATGAAGTACGTATGTTATACATAAGGAATAAGCCTTATATTCATGTTCATTCCAAATACACAGGCCAGAGGTTGTCCAGGGTCTAGACCTAAGATTACCTAAAAATAGGAAGGAGATGAGCTAGCTAAAATAGGCAGTTGAACTTCATGAACATTTTCTAGCTTACTAATTAGTTAATTACATTTCCTAATCCATTAAAGATTTGAGCTTGCTGGTTAGGCTACTGGAAAAAGTCATGTTCATATTGATACTCCATTTATTAAATTCAAAATTACCAAATGCAGTAAAGTTGATCGCACTAAAGGTAACATAATATATATGTCAGGTTGGCAAGTCATTTCTCTGATGTAAAAGTAAAGACATGTGTTTTTAATACTAGGCTTCCCGCAAAAGTGGGTGGTAGATCctttccatttaaaaagttaatgTTCTGTGATCTTATGTTGCCATTAACCTTACGCAACATCATTTAGTTAACAGTTCTTACACGAACTGAGGTTTTGCGAAAATGTGTTGACTATACATAATTCAATATACTACACCAGTGGACCTTACATCTAGTGAATAGTGCAAGAGAGTTATCTGAAAGGTTGCTCCTTCGGCTATCAGAATCATATTGTACAATACACCCAGTTAAAGCTTGGGTTACTtacaatgtgttcatttttgcgCTTGCACCGATTTTAACAGTCCAGGTTGGACTCTTCCTCGTTTGCTTAGCGTCAATGCTATGTGTCGACACTATTGCCACTTAGCACTACACAGGGAAAATTGCTAAAGTGTCAACATGACTAGTTTAATGCAACGACAATGTTGActatacatgcatacactctTCTGTTTTGTATTGCGAATTGCTTACCTTCATTTGCAAAGTAAACGAATGAAGTCTTCCCAGACTGCAGAGTCTGAAGGAAGGTAGCTGCTGAATGCTCTACCAGTTTCGATGCGTCTTCTGTCATGCATGGCTTCTCTTGTATACATAGCaggaaaacaatgaaacaaccCCACGCCATACTAAACCACTGtaatgacaaaatgtaaaaacacgaTTGGTTTTCCCACGTGCACTACTGATGTTGGTTGATAAGATATTCAGCTAAATATCAAACATATATATTATCTAGCTAGCATATCTACTCTGATGAAGCTCGTTAACTAGCCCAAATTAGCAAACTGGCACTCACCTACAAAGAGTGACTATCTCGTCCAAATGCAAAACACGAAATTCATTATTTCAGAGAAACATATAATTTATGGGTTCCTGACTcgtaaatataaatttaaacaCACTGGAAAACTCAGTGCCTATGTTCTACTGGAGAGCAAAGGCTCCAGTTTAAATGTTAACTTCCGGTAAAACGAAAGTCCCGGACGTctaaataaaccaataaaatcttaatttttGTAAGACGTTTCACGTGGTGAAAAAAACCAATTGCAGACGTAGGGAGGCTGAACATTTGAAGCTGATATCATCGACAACCAATTGAATTGTATAAAAGGGGAGGCCTGGTGCCTGTCCGACCAATGAATAACCCTTTGAACTAAGCAGGCGGGGATTTGGAGTTATGTGTTTATTATGAGGAAAAGGGCTAAAATTCGattccattttggctctaatAACGGGGAATTTCAACACTGCATCGATTCGGAGCCAATATGGTGTATGCAGTGAACACGAGACCAGTTGCCTATTGGTTAGGGGGCGGATCTCAAATTGCAGTCTTGCTCAGCTGATCGCTCCCCCCATCACGTCTCCCCTCTCCAGAGTTGTTTTTTGCACAGAGGGAGCTGCTTAACAGAGATTGCGGGGCTGCTGTGGAGGGTTTTTCTTGTTTGTCTCTTTTTAAACCGTAGCTGTAACGATTTGTTTTGTAGGTCGCTTAAGCTATTTTTCCGCACtggttgtttttaaatatagctAGTTAGTTACACGTTGGTtggtgtttattattattttagcaatttcaaaaaaagacatgaaaagtTTAggccttttattattttaaaatttagcGTTATAAGTAGATATTTAGTCAACTGTGGATATATTTTACCTATCAGCTATGTTGTTGACCGACAACCAGGTCAGTCTCAGTGTTTTTACGTCTGTAACGGACACAACTGATGAACCGATCCGAGCTGCGGTCCCCCCTTCAGTGGAGCTCGGACTAACCGTTGTGTATACGATTCTGTACTCGctgctctttgtgtttgtttacctGCAACTCTGGCTCATTTTGCACTATGGCCACAAGCGCTTCAGCTATCAGAgcgtttttctgtttctctgtctgctgTGGTCAGCGCTGAGGACTacgttgttttctttttacttcaAGAACGTTGTTCAGGCGAACCAATTACAGCCTTTGCCTTACTGGTTTTTGTACTGTTTTCCCGTATGCCTGCAGTTCTTCACACTGTGTCTGCTAAATCTGTATTTTGCACAGGTAAGATATGagataaatttacattttactcTAATCTATCTTGAAATGGCTAAAGAAAATGTTTGTCTGTAACAATGAGTCATTTACACCACACTTAGCTGCCCGTCAGTCGTCTTGTTCATGGAGAGCAAGCTGTTGTAGATAACGCTTTTTTTCGTCTGGTCAAGTTGCCGTCCTTGTAGTGAATATTTCAATTTGGTTTTCCACCCGACACCCTGTGCACATTGCTTTATATATGGGTGTTTACGAGTCGGTTTTCGGTGATTGGTAGTCTGTGCGGTTACTTAAATGCACTGCGCTGAAATGCATGATGgccattctttttgttttcGAAATGCACTTGCCCAGACAGAATGCCTTGCAAAGTAACTAAGTTGGAGGTTGGCTTATTCAAGAGGGCAAACGATCCAGTGTTTTCCGTTGATAAACAATGGCATTGTTTTAGCAGTTGTGCGTTTTTGCAATCCGACATAATTCAATACGCCTTGGttctgccccccgcccccctccactccccccaaTATGACATGGTCCCTTTTATATAGCATATTTGTGGGGCAAGCTCATAGCCGAAGGTTTCTATGCTTTTCTCGTAACATTTACTGCGATGCTAAAACGTGATTGTTTCAGAAGGGACCCCCCGATTATGTCCATTGTTGCCCCCAACACTGCACTGTCAGTGGTAATTTCACTCGGCATGTATTCTTGTCCAGACTGATTGctctgatatatttcaacaagaAAATCTGACGGCGGATACGTTGTACTTAATGTGTATTCAACACTATCTTTTGGTCTCAGTGTATGTCACTGTTCTGTTTCCCCAAACGTTTTTTGAACAAAGTTTAAATAACTTAATATTTTTGGTTAATGACGACTGATTAACTGATTGTAACTGACTAATCTCTCTCTAGCTGCAATTTCGAAGCACACCCTCCATCGTGCATGTTGCTACTGTTACAGATGTCTTAGCCAAATAGCAATAAGAACCATTATTTTAAGTGAAATCTGAAATTAAACTCGttgttttgaataaaataaagacacaatatttcatTCTCACTTAACAACAGTGTGTCATTAGTGTCCAAATAAATGACAGAGCATGTATAATTATGATGCAAATGGTAATGCTTTGACTTTTTTTAGAAGAGCATTTTAAGATGGATTACTCATTAGTAATACAGTGAATGTTGTTTACTACAAGTTGCTAATTAATATTGTACAGATCCTAGTGacaatatacagttaaatgtgtTGTACGTTAAAGGGTGAAGCAAAGTGTTTCCTTTGTTGACTGGATATTAAAGGTTCTATACTTGTTGGACTTGTCAAACAGAATCACCATAATCTGTATTGGATGGAGTGGGTgaattttgtaatttattataattttctttACTTGTCCTTGGAATTGGTAGTAGGAGTTCATTCATTCGTTGAATAATCATTCTCGTGGTGCAGACTACTTTTTCCTTTGTTTAGACAGTCAGAAGAGCAGCATTTAACCTGTAGGACAAGTCCTGCAGTTTCCTGTGGATCGAGATGCCATCATTAGCAGGATTTGTAATCTTTAAGATTGTGCTCCTGGGTTTTCTGCTCccaaaaacaatatttagaaGAGCGTGCACATAATGGGGAGGAGTATTTCAGCGTTTTCTCCGCTCTGTCAGTGGAGAGCGGTGCTCAGATACTGAGGTCTGCTGGAGTTGGCATTTAAAAgcatgagccaatcagaggcaccTGCAGGAACATTACATCACCGTTTTCAGAGCTGTACAATTCCAGGAGCACAAAAGCGGGGTGTGCAGCACCCTGCAAGAATCACTCACTCTTTGCACAATGGCGCAATGGGTTCGATGAACAGGGAGGACACCTTCAATGTAGACCCGATGTTGAATTCAAATGTGtgtcattaaattaattgtgtCTAAGGGGGAGAAACGGCTGCAATCGGAAATCTTCCGTTGTTTTGCGACCTCTAAAGGGTGCGCTCTATATTGCCTCGTGTTTCTCTGTTTTGCAGTCATTGTGTTTATCATGTAAGGTGTAAGCGCTACAGTCCCGAATGCACTGTTCCCGAATGCACTGCTCCACTGAAGCAGGAGTTCAGGATGCTTAATGCGACTGTCCTGAATGTGGGTCATGACCTGTGGCGAATTGAGTTCACAACTGCGTGTGCAACTTCTTCTGAAAGAATTGCGGAAAATTACCTGCAGCGCTAGTCCTGAATCTTCCTGCTGCGTTTCTGGGGAAATTTTTCATGGTAATTTACTGAGTGCTGGCTAAAGCAAGGATGCCAAACAACAGGCAGGAGATGGATAGCATTATGTGACAAGGGAGGGCCTTAATATGAAGGGATGCATATTACTGAAGTGGGCTAATCACTAATGGGGTTCTACAGCGCCAGAGGACAGAGGACATCACTGGTCTGTTGTCCTACCCCACCACTGCAGTTCTAGGGGGTGTGTAACACGCTTCCCTTTAGTTAagcgctctctctttctgtccctctctcacttgctcCCAGGAGGTTGGGGCAAAGTgatgagaaattaatttttcagaTTACAATTTCAGCAAGTCTCCTCCGTTGTggcagaaatgcatttcagttcGGTGTGCCTTGAACACCAGCTGTTTACATTAAGCAGCTGTTCCCCAGCGTTTCTGACTCATGCAAAGTTCTTTAGGGGGGTGGCTTGTGTTCTTGTCTTTGCCTTGTTATTTCTGCCAGCTAATTGCTGGCTTCTGTTCTACATAGGCATAGCACTGGCATTTATAAATATGGTTTCTaacatttcttacattttaacattctaatgttaattttttaaatcatatttaagaCAAATTATGTGCCGGTCTAGAAATCTGATTTTACGTTGCCTCAATTTTAGGTCTAGTGTAATGTGATCTCATAGATCAGcagcattcatttttcatcattcaCCTGTAGTTTATAGGCTATTCAGACTGTTCCCAGTGACCGCCAGTCAGATAGCATTTCCATTTTAgaactgttttaaaaacatttaggaTGATGGTAGGCTATGTTCTTCTTTTGTCTCGTAAATCgctgctgtttcctgtttaGTGCGattcaaatgtacaaaatttgTATTTCCCCGAACTGAAAGCAGCGTCTTACTGGTAGCAGCATAGATAGCTATATTTTGCTACTTTCCAACCACAGATTTCTCCATTTCATAGGTGATGGAGTATTATATGTACGTAAAAAAATTTTTGCACCCCTTTGTGTATCATCAAATATTGTGCCTttcagggctgctgggtaacATACCCGGCTAAAGCACAAGCTGCCAGCACAGTCACATGCTCAGTGATCCTAACTCCTATCCTGACCATGTCAAT
This window of the Anguilla anguilla isolate fAngAng1 chromosome 1, fAngAng1.pri, whole genome shotgun sequence genome carries:
- the txndc16 gene encoding thioredoxin domain-containing protein 16, encoding MAWGCFIVFLLCIQEKPCMTEDASKLVEHSAATFLQTLQSGKTSFVYFANEVTPTIGLFLEHLKKSADALEDYGILVAKVNCSEERVPKYCTGEKVIKKVYLFRGPSVLKDFDMDTVFDVDAIVAHVLFAVLFNEVKYVQTPAELLNIERIAKGLADVVLAYVQILGLPEHRAVMEATFVYGAKYQFVLTTGGSVLKHMGVDDPSSLQSGLWFLHCKGVERSDPCHHTALKRPLTTLNIYTFLQLMEAALVTEARTDPSGVETVHRHLRTPLLFLFTQADTLAVDRSAAEALAWRLRGEAGLVLIHRDSPDVKTSKEYNAAYRLPGEDSPVKYVTLKNTEEVVNLFREQSVQDEEEDEEEEEEDWTVLDVLDDEVAESVFRERHWEPDPDLITELTADTFSGAVTGSGHTVVLFFVRWDAVSMAFMQSYMEVAEKLEDVPDVHLASVDCGEWTDVCSDEQISAFPTVRLYRPGDPPQPYRGMLGAEGLSRFIMLARLSSPALLSSEDEARSFLGGEFYRQHAHLSPVTVLGLFSSGQDPGRDVFEEAAKLLRGETMLGLFTDRLAEKWAEDYSVKLPAMLVSRGPWAQIEPRPLSVSTVEELVSHIQKSVLDSFPELTVENLPAYLELKRPLLLLFVGDEDEEQEEEEGRKLSEVAREEMRSLLAAGKLDSYLPCWIHIGRTPAGRAVLESYLGSVPRLPALVLSELDSGGEVFHYPPEQPVLAEAVLQWLRRVESKQEQPAGVISDEKWGPPVPFYDFLSIMDQEAPGYAAQKAPRLKKRGKQAEEEQDVQEEQEVKGQGGEEGGSPDGTLHNKPAQPHTGPPARHPHSEL